The following are encoded together in the Mugil cephalus isolate CIBA_MC_2020 chromosome 18, CIBA_Mcephalus_1.1, whole genome shotgun sequence genome:
- the phldb2b gene encoding pleckstrin homology-like domain family B member 2 isoform X6: MTKVASPALMMESEMMFQPESDQISPVEPKSPPLDLIDTGKGLKVQTATPHLVSLGSGRLSVAITLLPLKEGVTRIGREDAPIPQDITIQGPGIEAEHCLIFNEGGVVTLDPCGHLCSLDGVQVTVPTPLTQGYSLCLGKSYFFRFNHPEEASRMKSMLPQKSPVSALAYNTDYLKFSSDYSHAVVGGTSSARGMRSASELRDLMDTLQRKKIALENSLRANGNASPSYFSVTQSPPTTPVSSLATSSSAYQEQARRFYGTDRPPMSLKSASPLSPGRRSDPSSSLASRTLAGRNQENIGIGDSRRLHNPGSSPLLSMWNGGGSSNSVAGSDCSLLSLPPSSSSRAPSSGGAASMPSSPRLGRRSYGSKEPPPSSRTRKYSAGSLGGMTAGGHSRSLPRLCPSPSHQDNNGGLTLSTLPPRRSDVAGSYKYSKDHYSNSQNASSDLNHNSSSSSQQTLNRNQIQTSTQGEGVVCISLSSPKSSPSANHSTSPTTAPPDVTIPSKAGGSSSPRVAKKLSLTSTSSLGTNNSTSSSSSEPEGLANHGHSSGTSLGGRESRGVGLDLKDAPGQGFGQRRSSFGKAGLEPGIGLGERRQSFGKAGVTPPGGFRERRGSISSLSGKEELTDYHQRQKEERLREQEVERLERQRLETILSLCSELGRSERDGGGATTSPTSAVADLQKINQELQKLQLNDDDDDDTPSVFSDSSAVNGTVGNGTPNSPGSENGYYDDDLQVRRRRSSGHRDNRAESPAVSLRSFAPSPSPRTMRTNEALDDAAHRRGQDMMPSEEEVRRVEEERIQVLNNMEELEQKIKELDNQMEESAREVEVERALVEAEQESEVAALQQEKDALEALHTKMADLETKSQQEKEKACELLQAERGRVERLAQIVCEQRSQLDSCPEATKEPLQEQLARDCEALEAETKRFEDLEFQQLERESRQDEEKETHTQQLLRDIADYQRSTVTRKERLLALKKQAAQITQQAQREKESFLKERSNLESMLQREKESLASLERKYADLTGGRSFTLREHFRMLEERKRNEREGGAHLSDTLPRKKTAPVMNPQFTCATLGRSYPTKPHQPLVQSTSCGSILPRILSLSNKETESRRLHKGQSSSRAASQTNVYLDAFGYRDNQAFDTMSIDSSDSIETSISACSPDNVSSASTSNVAKLEEMERLLREAQVEKNRLLEYKEQEMEIRKQALEEERKRREELEKRLQEETSRRQKLIDREVKLREKQRAQSRPLTRYLPVRKDDFDLRAHIESAGHSTDTCYHLSISEKTCRGYLVKMGGKIKTWKKRWFVFDRNRRTLSYYADKHEAKLKGVIYFQAIEEVYYDHLKNAHKSPNPSLTFSVKTHDRVYYMVAPSPEAMRIWMDVIVTGAEGYTQFMV, encoded by the exons GTTATTCCCTGTGTCTGGGTAAGTCCTATTTCTTCCGGTTCAACCATCCCGAAGAGGCGAGCAGAATGAAGAGCATGCTTCCACAGAAGAGCCCCGTGTCCGCCTTAGCCTACAACACAG ATTACCTGAAGTTCAGCAGCGACTATAGCCATGCCGTGGTGGGCGGCACCAGCAGTGCTAGGGGCATGCGATCGGCCTCTGAGCTTCGGGACTTGATGGACACTTTGCAACGCAAGAAAATTGCCTTGGAAAACAGTCTGAGAGCCAACGGGAATGCAAGCCCCTCCTACTTTAGTGTAACACAG tctcCTCCCACCACACCTGTGTCCAGTCTAGCCACGTCTTCATCAGCCTACCAGGAACAGGCAAGGCGTTTCTATGGCACAGATCGTCCCCCTATGTCTTTGAAATCTGCTTCCCCTCTTTCCCCTGGACGAAGGTCTGACCCTTCCTCTTCTCTGGCATCCCGCACTCTAGCTGGCCGGAATCAGGAAAACATTGGCATCGGTGATAGCCGGCGACTGCACAACCCGGGCTCCTCTCCTTTGCTCTCCATGTGGAATGGCGGAGGATCCTCCAATTCTGTTGCTGGGAGCGATTGCTCCCTCCTCTCTctacctccctcctcctcatcccgcGCTCCATCGTCGGGGGGTGCAGCCAGCATGCCCTCAAGCCCCCGTTTGGGACGCCGTAGTTACGGGAGCAAAGAGCCGCCGCCCAGCAGCCGAACCAGAAAATACTCAGCGGGTTCGCTCGGTGGCATGACGGCAGGAGGACACAGCCGCTCGCTGCCACGTCTCTGTCCCTCACCATCCCACCAGGATAACAACGGAGGGTTGACCTTGTCAACTCTGCCTCCGCGACGGTCTGATGTTGCAGGGAGCTACAAATATAGCAAAGACCATTACAGCAACAGTCAGAATGCCAGCTCTGACCTCAACCACAACTCTAGTAGCTCCAGccagcaaactttaaacaggAATCAGATCCAGACTTCCACTCAGGGTGAAGGTGTTGTGTGtatctccctctcctccccaaAGAGCTCGCCCTCCGCCAACCACTCCACCTCTCCCACAACCGCCCCACCAGATGTGACAATACCATCCAAAGCAGGTGGCTCCTCTTCTCCCCGTGTTGCCAAAAAGCTCAGCTTGACCTCCACTAGCTCACTGGGCACCAACAATTCCACGAGTTCCAGCTCTTCAGAACCAGAAGGGCTGGCCAACCACGGACACTCCTCAGGGACGTCTTTGGGGGGACGGGAGAGTCGAGGTGTGGGACTGGACCTGAAAGACGCCCCGGGACAGGGATTTGGACAGAGGAGGTCTTCGTTTGGGAAGGCGGGACTGGAACCTGGGATTGGTTTAGGGGAGAGGAGACAGTCTTTTGGAAAGGCAGGAGTGACCCCACCAGGGGGCTTCAGGGAAAGAAGAGGGAGCATCAGCTCACTGAGCGGGAAGGAAGAATTGACAGACTACCACCAAcgacagaaagaggagagactCCGCGAGCAGGAGGTGGAGAGACTG GAGCGACAGCGGCTTGAGACCATCTTGTCTCTTTGTTCTGAACTGGGCCGATCTGAAAGGGATGGAGGCGGCGCGACCACGAGTCCAACTTCAGCGGTCGCGGACCTTCAAAAAATCAACCAGGAGCTTCAGAAGCTACAGCTgaacgacgacgacgacgacgacacgCCCTCGGTGTTCTCGGACTCTTCAGCTGTCAATGGGACCGTGGGGAATGGGACCCCAAACTCGCCTGGATCGGAGAACGGTTACTATGACGACGATCTTCAGGTACGACGGAGGCGCAGCAGTGGTCACCGTGACAACAGGGCGGAATCACCTGCCGTTAGCCTGCGCAGCTTTGCACCGTCTCCCTCCCCGCGCACAATGAGGACAAATGAG GCTCTAGATGATGCAGCTCATCGCCGTGGACAGGACATGATGCCTTcggaggaggaagtgaggcgTGTTGAAGAGGAGCGGATCCAGGTACTGAACAACATGGAGGAACTGGAGCAAAAGATCAAAGAGCTGGACAACCAAATGGAAGAATCTGCACGAGAG GTGGAGGTCGAGCGGGCTCTGGTTGAGGCTGAGCAGGAGTCAGAGGTAGCAGCTCTCCAGCAGGAAAAAGATGCTTTGGAAGCACTTCACACCAAGATGGCTGACCTAGAGACCAAGTCccagcaggaaaaagaaaag gcgtGCGAGTTGCTGCAGGCAGAAAGGGGCAGAGTAGAGAGGTTGGCTCAGATTGTGTGTGAGCAGCGCTCCCAGCTGGACAGCTGCCCGGAAGCAACCAAGGAGCCCCTGCAGGAGCAGCTAGCCAGg GACTGTGAGGCGCTTGAAGCAGAGACAAAACGTTTTGAGGACCTAGAGTTTCAGCAGcttgagagagagagcaggcaAGACGAAGAGAAGGAGACACACACCCAACAGCTTCTCCGGGATATTGCAGACTACCAGCGCAGCACTGTCACTCGCAAG GAGCGACTCTTAGCTCTGAAGAAGCAGGCAGCACAGATTACCCAGCAGGCTCAGCGAGAAAAGGAGAGCTTCTTGAAGGAAAGGAGCAACCTTGAATCCATGCTGCAAAGG GAGAAAGAAAGCCTCGCCTCGCTGGAAAGGAAATATGCTGACCTCACTGGGGGCCGGAGTTTCACACTGAGGGAG CATTTCCGTATgttggaggagaggaagaggaacgaGAGAGAAGGTGGTGCACATCTAAGTGACACATTACCCAGGAAGAAAACCGCACCCGTCATGAACCCCCAGTTCACGTGTGCAACGCTCGGACGCAGCTACCCTACCAAG CCCCACCAGCCTCTGGTACAGAGCACAAGCTGTGGCAGTATTCTTCCAAGGATTCTCTCCTTATCCAACAAGGAAACTGAATCTCGACGTCTGCATaaag GTCAGTCAAGCTCCCGAGCAGCTTCCCAGACCAACGTCTACCTCGATGCATTTGGGTACCGTGACAACCAGGCCTTTGACACAATGAGCATTGATAGCAGCGATTCCATCGAAACCAGCATCTCGGCTTGTTCACCTGACAATGTCTCCAG TGCCAGTACGTCAAACGTGGCCaagctggaggagatggagcgcCTGCTGCGAGAGGCCCAGGTCGAGAAGAACCGGCTCCTCGAATACAAG gaGCAAGAAATGGAAATTCGAAAGCAGGCcctggaagaggagaggaaaagaagggAGGAACTGGAGAaaaggctgcaggaggagacgaGCAGGCGGCAGAAACTCATCGACCGAGAGGTGAAACTGAGGGAAAAACAGAGGGCGCAG tcCCGGCCGCTAACTCGGTACCTGCCAGTGAGGAAGGACGATTTCGACTTGCGGGCTCACATTGAGTCAGCGGGCCACAGCACAGACACGTGCTACCACTTGTCCATCTCAGAAAAGACCTGCAGAGGCTACCTGGTCAAGATGGGAGGGAAGATCAAAACGTGGAAGAAACGCTGGTTCGTCTTTGACCGCAACCGACGCACCCTCTCCTACTACGCAG ACAAGCACGAAGCCAAGCTGAAAGGAGTCATTTACTTCCAAGCTATTGAAGAAGTATATTACGATCACTTGAAGAATGCACATAAG AGTCCAAACCCCTCCCTGACCTTCAGTGTGAAGACTCACGACAGGGTCTACTACATGGTTGCTCCCTCTCCTGAGGCCATGAGGATCTGGATGGACGTGATCGTCACAGGAGCTGAGGGATACACCCAGTTCATGGTGTAA